From the genome of Marixanthomonas ophiurae, one region includes:
- a CDS encoding DUF1015 domain-containing protein, translated as MAKIIPFKAVRPTRDKVSLIAARSYDSYTQEQRESRLRDNPFSFLHIVNPGFKYHKEISGEQRYSLVRNRYQEFKEDGVFIDDEKPSFYIYKIVNRDGLEFNGIVAAASTEDYKNNVIKKHEETLQYKEVVFKEYLKTVGFNAEAVLLTHPDNEELSNIVSNVMKTRAEYEFTTTYRDTHYLWNVDDETTVSKIKEVFSEMENLYIADGHHRSASSSLLAEDLKEENDNHTGNEPYNYFMSYLIPESDLKIYEFNRLVKDLNGLSKEEFLIQLDAMFRIENRGLEYYKPTQKQNFSMYLDGEFYSLYLRKKNYTINNALDALDAQILFITILKPILGVKDLRNDQRIKYTDGKSDMAYVQTVVDTGEFTVGFGLLPVRVSEMKKIADEGLKMPPKTTFVLPKLRSGVTIYEF; from the coding sequence ATGGCAAAAATAATCCCTTTTAAAGCCGTACGGCCTACCCGTGATAAAGTGAGTCTAATTGCTGCACGGTCGTACGACAGCTATACCCAAGAACAAAGGGAGTCGCGGCTTCGGGATAACCCGTTTTCATTTTTGCACATTGTAAATCCTGGTTTTAAATATCATAAAGAAATTTCTGGGGAGCAACGCTATTCGTTGGTTAGAAACCGCTATCAGGAATTTAAAGAAGATGGTGTATTCATTGACGATGAGAAACCTAGTTTTTACATCTATAAAATTGTAAACCGAGATGGGCTTGAATTTAACGGAATCGTCGCTGCCGCCAGCACGGAAGACTACAAGAATAACGTGATAAAAAAACACGAGGAAACACTTCAGTATAAAGAAGTTGTTTTTAAAGAATACTTAAAGACAGTCGGATTTAACGCTGAAGCTGTACTTCTTACCCATCCTGACAATGAAGAACTTTCAAATATTGTAAGCAACGTAATGAAAACGCGTGCTGAGTATGAGTTTACCACAACCTACCGCGACACACATTATTTATGGAATGTAGATGATGAAACCACTGTTTCAAAAATAAAAGAAGTGTTTTCTGAAATGGAAAACCTTTACATTGCTGATGGTCATCATCGTAGTGCTTCATCATCCTTATTAGCAGAAGATTTAAAAGAAGAGAATGATAATCACACCGGAAACGAGCCTTATAATTACTTTATGAGCTATTTAATTCCTGAGAGTGATTTAAAAATTTATGAATTTAACCGCTTGGTAAAGGATCTTAACGGGCTGAGCAAAGAAGAGTTTTTAATTCAGCTAGATGCAATGTTCCGAATTGAAAATAGAGGTTTAGAGTACTACAAACCCACTCAAAAACAAAATTTTAGCATGTATTTGGATGGAGAGTTTTATTCGCTCTACCTTCGTAAAAAAAACTATACTATAAACAATGCGCTCGATGCATTAGATGCTCAAATTTTATTTATTACCATTTTAAAACCAATTTTAGGCGTTAAAGACTTACGAAACGACCAACGTATAAAATACACCGATGGTAAAAGCGATATGGCGTATGTACAGACCGTTGTAGATACAGGAGAGTTTACGGTAGGTTTTGGTCTATTGCCAGTACGCGTTTCTGAAATGAAAAAAATTGCAGATGAAGGGCTAAAAATGCCTCCTAAAACCACCTTCGTATTACCCAAATTACGCAGCGGAGTCACTATTTACGAGTTTTAG
- a CDS encoding 3-hydroxybutyryl-CoA dehydrogenase: protein MKNIAVIGAGTMGNGIAHTFAQNDYKVQLIDVSKDSLNKGIATITKNLDRMVAKEKISEDDKKRTLANITTYTNLVDGVEYANLVVEAATENLDLKLKIFKDLDKFCSNETILASNTSSISITEIAAVTSRPEMVIGMHFMNPVPIMKLVEIIKGYSTSAETYNTVEELSKKLNKVPVEVNDYPGFVANRILMPMINEAVETLYNSVAGVEEIDTVMKLGMAHPMGPLQLADFIGLDVCLSILNVMYDGFKNPKYAPCPLLVNMVMAGKMGVKSGEGFYDYSENRKAETVSKQFAK from the coding sequence ATGAAAAATATAGCAGTAATTGGTGCAGGAACCATGGGAAACGGAATTGCCCATACCTTTGCACAAAACGATTATAAAGTACAGCTAATTGATGTCTCAAAAGATTCTTTAAATAAAGGAATAGCTACTATCACTAAAAATTTAGATAGAATGGTTGCTAAAGAAAAAATAAGTGAAGATGACAAAAAGCGTACGCTTGCTAATATTACCACATATACCAATCTTGTAGATGGTGTTGAATATGCCAACTTAGTAGTTGAAGCAGCAACAGAAAACTTAGATCTAAAATTGAAAATTTTTAAAGATCTTGATAAATTTTGTTCTAATGAGACCATCTTAGCCAGTAATACCTCTTCTATTTCTATTACTGAAATTGCTGCTGTAACATCAAGACCTGAAATGGTGATTGGAATGCACTTTATGAACCCTGTACCAATTATGAAATTGGTTGAAATTATTAAAGGGTATAGCACAAGTGCCGAAACCTACAACACAGTTGAAGAGCTTTCAAAAAAGCTGAATAAAGTCCCGGTAGAAGTTAACGATTACCCTGGTTTTGTTGCTAACCGTATTTTAATGCCCATGATTAACGAAGCTGTTGAAACACTTTATAATAGCGTAGCAGGTGTTGAAGAAATAGACACCGTAATGAAATTAGGAATGGCACACCCAATGGGACCTTTACAATTAGCAGATTTTATTGGCTTAGACGTTTGCCTTTCTATTTTAAACGTAATGTACGACGGATTTAAAAACCCAAAATACGCACCGTGTCCTTTATTAGTAAATATGGTTATGGCCGGTAAAATGGGTGTGAAAAGCGGAGAAGGTTTTTACGACTATTCTGAAAATAGAAAAGCGGAAACCGTATCAAAACAGTTTGCTAAGTAA
- a CDS encoding YggS family pyridoxal phosphate-dependent enzyme, translating into MSISEKIKSFKEQLPEDVTLVAVSKTKPVSEIMEAYNIGHRIFGENKVQEMESKWQEMPKDIEWHMIGHVQRNKVKYMAPFVSLIHSVDSKRLLKEVNKQAKKEERVIDCLLQIKIAEEDSKFGLDKEEALELLASETFQKYENVNVIGLMGMATFTDDETQVANEFQKLKDIYDNIKETYNFTKLSMGMSGDYAIAMEKGSNLVRVGSAIFGKRNY; encoded by the coding sequence ATGAGTATTTCAGAAAAAATAAAATCATTTAAAGAGCAGTTGCCCGAAGATGTAACTTTGGTTGCCGTTTCAAAAACAAAACCGGTTTCAGAAATTATGGAGGCCTACAATATTGGTCACCGTATTTTTGGTGAGAATAAGGTGCAAGAAATGGAGAGCAAATGGCAAGAAATGCCTAAAGATATTGAATGGCATATGATTGGTCATGTTCAGCGTAATAAGGTGAAATATATGGCGCCGTTTGTAAGTTTAATTCATTCTGTTGATAGCAAACGTCTGTTAAAAGAAGTTAATAAACAAGCTAAAAAGGAAGAACGCGTGATTGATTGTCTGCTTCAAATTAAAATAGCCGAAGAAGATAGTAAGTTTGGTTTGGATAAAGAAGAAGCGTTAGAGTTATTGGCTTCGGAAACGTTTCAGAAATATGAAAATGTAAACGTAATCGGCCTAATGGGAATGGCTACCTTTACCGATGACGAAACGCAAGTTGCCAATGAATTTCAGAAGTTAAAAGATATCTACGACAATATTAAAGAAACGTATAACTTCACAAAACTCTCCATGGGTATGAGTGGTGATTACGCTATAGCTATGGAAAAAGGAAGTAATTTAGTTCGCGTGGGAAGTGCTATTTTTGGCAAACGAAATTATTAA